Genomic window (Primulina eburnea isolate SZY01 chromosome 8, ASM2296580v1, whole genome shotgun sequence):
ATGTTTTGGGTATCCACTACTTCTGGCAGGGACTTGGGAAGACTATATCAACGATTGCTCTGATTCTGAAAGAAAGGTCTTCATCTTCTAAAGCACCTAAGACTAACCGAGAACAAAGAGAGGCAGAGACTTTAAatttggatgatgatgatgatagaGGAGGTGCCAAATCTCCTCAAGTTTATGGAAGTCATATCAAGTGGGGCCAGACACATTTGCAATCTAAGGGCAGGCCTGCTGCTGGCACCCTTATTGTATGTCCAACAAGTGTCCTCCGGCAGTGGTCTGATGAATTGCACAATAGAGTTACAACTGAAGCCGATCTCTCTGTTCTAGTATATCATGGAAGTAACCGCACTAAGGATCCTCGCGAGGTGGCCAAATATGATGTTGTTTTGACAACCTATGCTATTGTGAGCATGGAGGTGCCAAAGCAGCCTGTTGTTAATGAAAATGATGATCAGGCAGGTGCCCCATTTAAAGGATTTTCATCTGGTAAAAAAAGGAAACTTCTTGAATCCATGTCTGACCAAAAACCCTCGAGAAGTAAGAAGTGTAATAGAGGAATCGACGAAGAATTATATGAAACTATATCTGGCCCGCTTGCCAAGGTTGGATGGTTTAGAGTTGTGTTGGACGAGGCTCAGAGTATTAAGAACCACAGAACTCAGGTAGCCAGGGCTTGTTGGGGCCTTCGTGCGAAACGAAGATGGTGCTTATCTGGGACTCCAATGCAAAATGCGATTGATGATCTATATAGCTATTTTAGATTTCTCAGGCACGATCCATATGCTGTTTTTAAGACCTTCTGCGACCAACTAAAGACACCCATTCATAGGAATCCGAAGGATGGCTACAAAAAATTACAAGCTGTGCTGAAGACTATTATGTTACGTAGAACAAAAGGTAAGAGATATGTTATCCTCTTGTTTGCTGTTACTCTAATTTTGTTTTGCTTTTATTGCTTGCTTGATGTGATGTTAACCCTGTTGTAAATGTCAGCAGCAAGTATAGCTGTTCCCTATGAAAGTCGGGTGATATGTCACTATAAATGTGTTAGGAGGTTTCTGTTGCTTATTGGCATTTgagaatcataaaataactgtGGTGTTGAAATTTTTCGAGGCTTTGATTTTGTATATATCATTCAGTCTTCTGGGGAATATTAATATGACCATGATAGCCTATTCAGTGCCTATCTGTGTTTGTGAAGCTGTTAGGCCTGTTTTGTGGCGTGGGGATATGGACATAACTAGCATGAATTAATTAATCTATTTTGGTTTGTTGAACTCTAGAAAATAGGATTCTGGTCTGGTTGATAAATTGTGTTGTCCATCATAAATTTGAAGTTCCTCCCCTTTGTTGAGCTTTCTGTGTTCCCTCCGCATTTTATTTTGCACTTAGCTATCATGGCATCATAAGCTAAAAGAATTCAGGAGATTTACTGATATCATGGTGTATGATGACATAGGTACTCTTATTGATGGAGAACCAATTATCAATCTCCCACCCAAAACTATAAAGATGAAAAAAGTTGATTTTTCCCAGGAGGAACGGGATTTTTACAGCAGGCTTGAGGCGGAGTCGCGTGCGCAGTTTGCTGTATGCTTTCTTTTGTTCCAGCTCGATGTCATAATAATCTTTCATTGCTCTTCTGGTCTCAGGGTTTTATCTCCCTCtctgttttttcttttaaaatatatatatcttgaCAGGAATATGCAGCAGCAGGAACTGTGAAACAAAATTATGTGAACATATTGTTAATGCTTCTGCGGCTTCGACAAGCTTGTGATCACCCTCTTCTTGTTAGGGGATTCGATTCTAAATCAAAAATGAATGCATCCATTGAGGTAGCTAAGAAACTTCCTCGGGAGAAACAGATTTTCCTTCTGAATTGTTTGGAAGCGTCTTTAGCTATATGTGGGATTTGCAATGTAAGTAGTTAGTTATGGACCGTCTCATGATTTCCCACACTTATTTAGTGTTTTCCATAAttaattattgttattttttattatgttagTTGGTATTTTAATTAGATCCATGTTTCTCGTGTATATGGGAAAGCTATTTATTTGTCCTCTCCACCATTTGTGAGCACGTGACTCTAAAGTGGATGTAAGAAACACCAACAAAATGCAAAATAAATGCCCaagaatttttatgaatttgttATAAACGTGCTTGTGGCTATATATTTCATTTGTGTTTCATCTGTTTGATGGGTAAAAGCAATTTGGCGCCGAAGTTTTTACTTTTTTGTAATTAGTATTAGTATTTGTGCTCCCTTACATGATTCAAATTGGACATTAGTTTCTGTAGAATTACTAATATATACCTGATTGCTAGTTTCCTTGTCAATCCCGTGAATTAATGGCCAAGGATGCCCTGATGTATTAAATGAAAAAATCACACACATTGAGGGTAACACAGAAATACACACTTGTCAACGTCGTGTTTGAACTATGGACACATTTTTCATTGACTGGGAAAACTGGTCTGTAACTATCCAGTTTGCATCTGTTAAATATGTGGATGTTCGGTTAATATGCCCTGGCGGATGCTTCAACTTTAACTCCAGATGCTCCACTGCTGCAAAATTGCCAATATTATTCACAGAACCATGGGATTACATTTGTCTATGTTTGTCGAATAATGCTTTACAAGCTATTTAACTGCTTTTACGTTTTAGGACCCACCTGATGGCGCCGTTGTAACTGTCTGTGGACATGTTTATTGCGACCAGTGCATATGCCAGCATATAATAGGTGATGACACTCAGTGTGTCACCAAGAATTGCAAAACCCATCTTTCCTTGTCCAATATATTCTCAATGACCTCGCTGCGCATTTCACTATCTGATCAGCTCGGTATGGAAAATACCCCCAGGTGTTCTGATTCTGTACTTGTTGAGGTTAATGAGCCTTGTTCTCTGAGTCGTCCAGAGGATTCTTCCAAAATCAAGGCCGCCCTTGAGCTATTGTCGTCTTTGTCCAAACCCTATGAGCGTCCCCTAAGAACGTGTTCCTCGAATTCCTTCGAACAAGGTGGATGTTCAGAAAAGTTACATGCTCACGATTCAGTAGAAGATAACCAAAATTCAGACATAAATAGAAATTCAAACTTAGCACAGTTTGTAGGAGAGAAAGCCATCGTGTTCTCCCAGTGGACTAGGATGCTGGACTTGCTTGAAGATTGTTTGAAGAAGTCTTCCATTCAGTATCGTAGACTTGATGGAACAATGCCAGTTGTTGCCAGAGACAGAGCTGTGAAAGATTTTAATTCTCTTCCAGAGGTTTGTCTTACCTCTAGCTTTTGTTAAAAATTAATAGCACTTCTTCTCAAAGAATTAAGCATGGAAGCTTTCTACCAGGTTTCTGTTATGATCATGTCTCTGAAAGCTGCAAGTCTTGGATTAAACATGGTGGCAGCATGTCGTGTTCTCCTCCTTGATCTGTGGTGGAACCCAACGACTGAAGATCAGGCTATTGACAGAGCCCACCGTATTGGGCAGACGCGCCCTGTGTCAGTTTTTCGGCTGACTGTGAAGGATACAGTAGAAGATCGCATTTTATCCCTACAGGTACCTTTGCTTTTACTGCATTTTATTTTCGATCCCATGTATTCTCCCTCCCCAACGAAAATGGGTAGAATGCAAGTAAAGAAAGTCATATAAAGTTTTAGGAAATAAATTTGAAGAATGCGATAaacttgtttttttatttatctgGTTTCTTTATGTTTCTTCTTGTTCAGCAAAGGAAGAGAGAAATGGTCTCAGCAGCGTTTGGAGAGGATGAGACTGGTGGCAGACAAACACGGCTTACCGTGGAAGATTTGAAATATCTCTTTCGagttaattaattgttttctaGGATATCCTGGGATTATTCTTTTTATACTCTTCATAAGCTATCGGTGGCAGCTGATTCTTTTACAAAGCAGATCTTTAGGATTAACAGGAACTGGTAGCTTTAGCATCACACAGCATTATGGTTCTCCATGAAGATTCACCAGATCCATTTTTGGATAAAGTTATTCTTTCTTCTCACGTTCTGTATAGCATTAGAGACTCAA
Coding sequences:
- the LOC140838785 gene encoding helicase-like transcription factor CHR28; amino-acid sequence: MMMAKADEGSSMIIDELFTMDDGCDDILIDIDSLWDGGEPPDPVQGGLEDFFFNDSNQGSQNSTAAAATTTTTTCLMRAEFPEVGVLSNSNYSEASNHRNVCLDGFSESGWASMVPNNERVEPSSRLSYAENMCSRSINDRMSFQGNDLFYTYSDGGSRIAASYFQNDDLYDKKLKEESNLGISFEQKQDLSIDREMSSYDTSHTDSSSCEVTGADIPDMISENGELCFLSPGNPSFFPPTKQHRPYISEITTLANDDGRMVHMMDGDNTMEELISLTPFMDKVGGELGQHRANCGSVSSISLNRGIQLNEFGETLVVENELQQHSPNALSNVQRKIQDHIKFKKHIGSVNSSDIVSRASEVIDVFSRKYYGSAGELPATEVLKKPLSNSLSSVSFENYVSCANNEKEDILVRTKRKPLICGSISETHINNPTNVAHELLEVLQVSEQVGTLQKRSIKREFNCLKVENNVANCDRSYLPNPPVQKVQNNLYEQNDADDDCDLYVIEDMSAPARSNPVTINANAVVASQSLTSRSPINQIVTANPRLRPNAERVIFRVALQDLSQAKSEATPPDGLLAVPLLKHQRIALSWMVNKETKSACCSGGILADDQGLGKTISTIALILKERSSSSKAPKTNREQREAETLNLDDDDDRGGAKSPQVYGSHIKWGQTHLQSKGRPAAGTLIVCPTSVLRQWSDELHNRVTTEADLSVLVYHGSNRTKDPREVAKYDVVLTTYAIVSMEVPKQPVVNENDDQAGAPFKGFSSGKKRKLLESMSDQKPSRSKKCNRGIDEELYETISGPLAKVGWFRVVLDEAQSIKNHRTQVARACWGLRAKRRWCLSGTPMQNAIDDLYSYFRFLRHDPYAVFKTFCDQLKTPIHRNPKDGYKKLQAVLKTIMLRRTKGTLIDGEPIINLPPKTIKMKKVDFSQEERDFYSRLEAESRAQFAEYAAAGTVKQNYVNILLMLLRLRQACDHPLLVRGFDSKSKMNASIEVAKKLPREKQIFLLNCLEASLAICGICNDPPDGAVVTVCGHVYCDQCICQHIIGDDTQCVTKNCKTHLSLSNIFSMTSLRISLSDQLGMENTPRCSDSVLVEVNEPCSLSRPEDSSKIKAALELLSSLSKPYERPLRTCSSNSFEQGGCSEKLHAHDSVEDNQNSDINRNSNLAQFVGEKAIVFSQWTRMLDLLEDCLKKSSIQYRRLDGTMPVVARDRAVKDFNSLPEVSVMIMSLKAASLGLNMVAACRVLLLDLWWNPTTEDQAIDRAHRIGQTRPVSVFRLTVKDTVEDRILSLQQRKREMVSAAFGEDETGGRQTRLTVEDLKYLFRVN